DNA from Synechococcus sp. CBW1108:
CCCAGATGGAGGCCACCGGCATCCGCATCGACACCGCCTACCTGGGCGAGCTGAGCACCGAGCTCAAAATCACCCTGGATCGCCTCGAGGGCGAGGCGAAGGCGGCCGCCGGGGTGGACTTCAACCTCGCCTCCCCCAAACAGCTGGGCGAACTGTTGTTCGACACCCTCGGGCTCGATCGCAAGAAATCGCGCAAGACCAAAACCGGCTGGAGCACCGATGCGGTGGTGCTCGAAAAGCTCGAAGATGCCCACCCGGTGGTGGCCCTGGTGCTGGAGCACCGCACCCTCAGCAAGCTCAAGAGCACCTATGTGGATGCCCTGCCGGCCCTGATGGAGCCGGAGACGGGTCGAGTGCACACGGATTTCAACCAGGCGGTAACCGCCACCGGCCGGCTCTCCAGCAGCAATCCCAACCTGCAAAACATCCCGATCCGCACTGAGTTTTCCCGCCGGATCCGCAAGGCCTTTTTGCCCCAGGAGGGCTGGAGCCTGATCAGCGCCGACTACTCCCAGATCGAGCTACGCATCCTGGCCCACCTCTGCGGCGAAGCGGTGCTGGTGGAGGCCTACCGCAGCGGCGACGACGTGCATGCCCTCACAGCCCGGCTGCTGCTCGAGAAGGACACCGTGACGCCGGATGAGCGCCGCCTGGGCAAGACGATCAACTTCGGCGTGATCTACGGCATGGGCGCCCAGCGTTTCGCACGCGAAACAGGCGTCAGCCAGGCCGAAGCCAAAGACTTTCTGCTCAAATACAAGCAGCGCTACCCGAAGGTGTTCGCCTTCCTGGAATTACAAGAGCGGCTGGCCTTGAGCCGGGGCTATGTGGAAACGATCCTGGGCCGGAGGCGACCCTTCCACTTTGACCCCAACGGCCTGGGCCGCCTGCGCGGCAAGGATCCCCTAGAGATCGAGCTGGAGGTGGCCCGCCGCGGCGGTATGGAAGCCCAGCAACTGCGGGCCGCCGCCAACGCGCCGATCCAGGGTTCCAGCGCCGACATCATCAAATTGGCCATGGTGCAACTGCACCAAGAGCTAGCGGCGGCCCAGCTACCGGCAAGACTTTTGCTGCAGGTGCACGACGAACTGGTGCTGGAGGCAGCGCCTGAAGCCCTCGAAGCGGTGCTCACCTTGACGCGTGAAACCATGGAGCGGGCCGTGGCCCTCACCGTGCCCCTCGTAGTCGAAACCGGCGTCGGCCCCAACTGGATGGAAGCCAAGTAACCAGCAGCTCAATGACCCTGCGCCTCACCAACACCCTTACGCGCCGCATTGAACTGTTCGAGCCCCTGGTACCCGGCCAGGTGAGCATCTACTGCTGCGGCGTCACGGTCTACGACCTCTGCCACCTGGGCCATGCCCGCAGCTACATCGCCTGGGATGTGCTGCGCCGGTATCTGCTCTGGAGCGGCTTCGCCGTCACTTTTGTGCAGAACTACACCGACATCGATGACAAGATCCTGAACCGCGCCGCCGAGGAGGGCAGCTCGATGCAGGCGGTGAGTGAGCGCAATATCGAGGCCTTCGTGGCCGACATGGCCCGGCTAAATATCCTGCCGCCCGACCGTATGCCGCGGGCCACCCAAAGCCTGGACGCCATTCGCAGCCTGATCACCGAGCTGGAAGCCAAGGGGGCGGCCTACAGCGCCGATGGCGATGTTTATTTCGCCGTGATTAAACACGCCGGTTACGGCAAGTTGAGCGGCCGCGATCTAGCTGAGCAACAGGACAATGCCGCTGGGCGGGTGGCCACGGAGGAAGAAGCCCGCAAGCAGCACCCCTTCGACTTTGCCCTCTGGAAGGGCACCAAAGCGGGCGAGCCCAGCTGGGAATCCCCCTGGGGCCCCGGCCGACCCGGCTGGCACATCGAGTGCTCAGCGATGGTGCGCGAGGAGCTGGGCGACACGATCGACATCCACCTCGGTGGCGCCGACCTGATCTTTCCCCACCACGAAAACGAGATCGCCCAGTCGGAGGCGGCCACTGGCCATGAACTGGCTCGCTACTGGCTGCACAACGGCATGGTCAATGTGGGCGGCCAGAAGATGTCCAAATCCCTGGGCAACTTCACCACCATCCGTGCCCTGCTGGATTCGGGCGTCTCGCCGATGACGCTGCGCCTGTTCACACTCCAGGCCCACTACCGCAAACCGCTCGATTTCACCGCCGAAGCCCTCGAGGCAGCCGCCACCGGCTGGAAGGGCCTCAACGCCGCCCTGGGTCTGGTGGGCAGCGAAAGCGCCGCGGCCGCCGCCACTAGCCTCGCGGAGCTTCCCCCAGAGCTCGCCGCCGCCCGCCAGCGCTTTGCCGCCGCCATGGACGACAACCTCAACACCTCTGCTGCCCTGGCGGTGCTGTTCGAGCTGGCCAAACCCCTGCGGGCCCTGGCCAACCGACTGGAGCGGGGCGACGGGGCCGCCGCAGACGCAGCCGCCACCCCGGCCCTGGTGGCCCAGGGCCAGCTGCTGCTGGAGCTGGCGGGGGTGCTGGGCCTCCAGCATGAGCCGGCAGCCGAGAGCCCGGCCGCTGGCCCAGGCTCGAGTGCAGCCAGCCCCAGCGATGCCGAGATCGAAGCCCAGATCCAAGCCCGCCTAGCCGCCAAGGCAGCCCGCGACTTCGCAGAAGCCGACCGGATCCGCGACGGCCTCAAAACCCAGGGGATCGAGCTGATCGACCGGCCCGGCGGCGTCACTGAGTGGATTCGGAGCTAAGTGAATTGGGCCTGAGTGAATTGGGCTGGGGGACTGGGCTGGCCTGATCGGCACAAACAACTCAGCTTCCAGGCGGACGCTGTTGGCCCTGCATCATTCGCTCGATCTTGCGAAGCCGCTGCAGGGTGGTGGTCCACACCTCCTTCTGAAAACCGGGCGGACAGTTCTCCACCAGCGCCTCCAGGTCTTCCTTGCGCTCGAAGGCCTCCCACAGCTGCCGCTCCAGCCGGGCCCGCTCAATGAAGTTCCAGCGCTGCAGAAAGGCGTTCAAAGGCCAAGGGCGGGGGCATCTCGAGCCTAATCAGCCCGCCCCGCGGCCGATCAGGTCCGCGTGGAAGCGGGCCGGGGCCATCGACAGGTCTCAGCCGCCCATTTCAGCCACACCCACCCGCTGCTGCAGCCACTCCAGGCCCACCACCAGCAGCACCCCAATCGCCCCCAGCAGCAGGGCCACCAGCAGGGCCGAAGCACTTGGCGGCGCTGCCAGGGCATCGCGCAGCACGATCAGCTTGCCCTTGGCATTGGTGCTGCTCTCGAGCACGGTGCGGAACGGCCAGATCTTCCAGAGCGAGCCGGCCATCACCCCCACTAACAGGGCCACGGTCTGGCCGTGCCAGCGGGCCAGCAGCCAGCGCAGCACCCGCACAAAGGCGATCAGCCCGGTGGCACATCCCAGGGCGAAGGGCAGCAGCACAACCAGGTCGAGGCCCTTGACCGCCTCCATCACGTGCTGGTACTGACCCAGCACCAGCAGCAGGAAGGAGCCGGAAATCCCAGGCAGGATCATCGCCATGATTGCCACCGCCCCGCTCCAGAAGATAGTGAAAGGGTCGTGGGGCATGGTCACCGGCACCCGGGTCACAAAAACCAGGGCCCCGGCAGCCCCCAGCGCCATCGCCACCAGGCCGCTGGCACCCCAGTGGGCATGGCGGGCAATCAGCACGATCGAGCCCACGATCAAACCGAAGAAGAAGGCAAATAGAAACACCGGGTGCTGGACATATAGCCAGGTGATCGGTCGCACCAGCAGCAGCACCGAGCCGAATATCCCCGCCAGCAGGGGCAGCAGGAAACCCAGATGCGCCCGTGCCGCCGCCGCCCCCCACTGCCCCGCAGCGAACAGTTTGAGCAGCTCCAGATCGAAGCCCGCAATGGCCTCCAGCAGGGTGGAGTAGATGCCGAGGATGAAGGCCATCGAACCGCCGCTGACACCCGGCACCACGTCGGCAGCCCCCATGGCCAGGCCACAGAGCAGCACGTACCCACGCGGCAACGGGGCTTGTGGAGGAGGAGCTGCGGTCATCGGGAAGGAGCGGTGGGAGACTGATGTGCCGAAACCTTAAGGGCCCCCCACCGTGAAAGCCCTCTCCGTGCTCGGCTCCACCGGCTCGATCGGCACCCAGACCCTGGAGCTGGCCGAAGAGTTTCCCGATCGCTTCAAGGTGGTGGCCCTCACCGCCGGCAACAACCTCGACCTGCTGGTCGACCAGATCCGCCGCCACGCCCCGGAGGTGGTGGCCCTGGCCAACGGCGATCGCGTTGGCGAATTGCGCGAGCGCCTCCACGCCCTTGAGCCCGCCGCCAGGCCAGAGCGCCTGCCGGAGCTGCTGGGGGGCAATGAGGGCCTCTGCGCGGCCGCCGCCTGGCCCACGGCCGATCTGGTGGTCACCGGCATCGTTGGCTGCGCCGGCCTGCTGCCCACCCTGGCGGCGATCAAGGCCGGCAAGGATCTAGCCCTGGCCAACAAGGAAACTCTGATCGCCGCCGGCCCCGTGGTGCTGCCCGAGCTGGCGAAGAGCGGCTCGCGCCTGCTGCCTGCCGATTCCGAGCATTCCGCCATCTTCCAGTGCCTGCAGGGCACCCCCTGGGCCGACACGGCCCGCCTCTCCACCGGAGTGCCGACTCCAGGCCTGCGCCGCATCCAGCTCACCGCCAGCGGCGGCGCCTTCCGCGACTGGCCCCCCGAAGACCTCCACAAGGCCACCGTGGCCGACGCCACCAGCCATCCCAATTGGACGATGGGCCGCAAGATCACCGTCGATTCGGCCTCCCTGATGAACAAGGGGCTAGAGGTGATCGAGGCCCACTACCTATTTGGCCTCGACTACGACCACATCGAGATCGTCGTGCACCCCCAGTCGATCATCCACTCGATGGTGGAGCTGGCCGATTCCTCGGTGCTGGCCCAGCTGGGCTGGCCAGACATGAAGCTGCCGATCCTCTACTGCCTCAGCTGGCCCGAACGCCTGGAAACCCCCTGGCGCCGCCTGGATCTCACCGAGGTGGGCTCCCTCACCTTCCGCGCTCCCGACCCGGCCCGCTACCCCTGCATGGAGCTGGCCTACGCGGTGGGGCGCGCCGGCGGCACAATGCCGGCGGTGATGAACGCCGCCAACGAGCAGGCCGTGGCCCTCTTCCTCGAAGAGCAGGTGCATTTCCTCGATATCCCCAGGCTGATCGACGGGGTGTGTGATCGCCACCGGGCCGATCTGACGGCCAACCCCTCCCTGGACGACGTCCTGGCCATCGACGCCTGGGCCCGGCAGGCGGTGCATGAAGCTGCAGCCCGGCTGAATGCCAAGACCCCGGCGGCGCTGCCGGTCTGATGCCCGTCTCCCACCACCTGCTGCTCTGCGCCACCCCCAGCAACGCCCTCTGCTGCCCAGATTCCGCCATCGGCGCCGCCAGCTGGGCGGCCCTCAAGCGCCTGGTGCGAGAACTGGGCCTGGAGGATCCGGCCCGACCCGGCGGCATCGTGCTGCGCACCAAGGCCGATTGCCTGCGGGTCTGCGCCGCGGGCCCCGTGCTGCTGATCTGGCCCGAGGGAATTGTCTATGGGGGCGTCACGCCAGAGCGGATGGAGCGGATCGTGCGCGAACACGTGATCGGCGGCCGGATCGTTGGGGAATGGGTTGTGCAGCGCTATCAACTACAAATCCAGCCCACGGGTTGAAAAGGGCTGGTCCATACTTTTCAGAGAAAGCCAGCCGGAAGCTCTCGACACCGCCTTGCCAGCCACTCGGCAACGTGGCAGTCAGCCCAGCTGGCGTCGGGCGGATCGGCCGCGCCATGGAAGCCGTTGTGGCCGCCCCAACGCGGCAGCAAAATCTCTCTATTTTCAAATTGCTGGCCGGCCAGTGCCACGAGCGAACCGGCGGGAACCAAGGGATCATCCAGGGCATGGATCAGCAACAGGGGCGGTAGGGAGGCCCCTGAGCAAAGCCCCCCCAGGGGAGAGGCCTCCCTGTAGTAGTGGTCCACGTTCGCGTAGCCCCAGCCGGGTGCGGTGATCAGGGCATCAAAGTCTCGAATCGTGGCGATCCGAGCGAGCCTGCTCACTCTGGCTGGTGCGATCGCCTGGGGATCGGCCAGGGCCAGGCGGATCAGGCCCCGCACCATATGCCACTGGTAAAGAGCGTTGCGGGGTCGGGCGATCTGACGCGCGCAAGCACCCAGATCCAGGGGGCTGCTGACGCAGGCAAGTCCATCAAGGCCGCCCGGGTGCTCCAACAGGGCGTTGAGCAGCACGGTGCCCCCCAGGGAGAGGCCCACCCCCAGCAAGGGCCGGCCCCGGGCCCGTTCCCTCAAAGCCGTCAGAACAGGAATCAGATCTCGATTGCAGGCGGCCGCATAGGTACCCGAGGCCAGGGAGCGCCCCTCGCCAGCACCCCGCAAATTCAAACGCCAAACAGCGAACCCTTTGAGAACAAGTAAACGGGCCAGTCGCCGCACGCCAGGGCGATCACTGCTGCCGCCAAGGCCATGCACCAACAGCACCCAGCCCCAGGGATCCTGCAGCAAGGGCAGATCCAGCTTGAGCAGCAGGGAACCCCCATCTGGGGCCCTGATCAAAAGGCGCTGAGCCGTATCGGCAGGGCAGCGGGGAACCATCAAGGTGTCCCGCTGGGTCTGCAGATCGCCACCGATCCAGGGCCAGCGCTGTTGGCAGCCAGACACAAGATCAGCCATTGATCTCAAGGCACAGGCCTGCTAAATTAAATAGTATTTACAGTAGACAGCCGTGGTGAAGATTCCGTCGCTTTCCATATCGGGCCCTGTATCAATTTCGGCCTCTGTATCAATCTCGATCATTTGCACAGCCGCTTTCCACCCTTCACTTGCGGCGGCCCAAACCCTCAGGCCAGCAGCAAGCCTGCCTGATAACCCGAATCGGCATGCAAGGCCCTTCAACCATGACATTTCATCCAGCTTGACCAGCCAAGATTCAATCCCAGCGCCCACCTGGGAATTGGGCCAACCCGCCAATACCAAGCCTGGCTCAACCTGGCAAAAAGCTTCCCCTCTCCCTACAAACTCATCGCCAGATTGGCAGCCAGTGCCAACGACTGAACAGCCAGCCGCCCAGCCAACACCAGCTGTTCAGCTAGGTGATCAGCCAAAGCCCTCGGCTCAAACTTCGCTTGCACCCTGGATTGTGGGACTGGGGGGCGGCGTACGCATCGGTGTCGGCAATGACGAACCAACCGACGGAATGGTCTATGGCCGCATTGGCAGAGAAATTGGCAAAGATGCGGCAATTTCATTGCGCCCGGCCTACATTTTCGGAAACGTTGGTTCTGATGGCTCCTCAAACAACCAAGGCGCCTTCCAGATGCCCCTGACACTTGATCTCTATCCAAATAGCCCAGTCAGCCCCTATGCCGGCGTTGGCGTGGCAACCAATACAGACAGCAATGGCAATGCTGATGCCATGATCACAGGTGGCCTGGACATCAATCTTGTCAAACACCTGAGCTTGAGCCTGGGCTTAAATTATATACTTGAAGGCTCCGATCAAGACAACAGAGATGTCGAAGCCTTTACCGTTCTCTATTATAGGTTTTAGCAACTGCTAAATTGCATCTACTTCTTGCCGATCCCCATGCTGCGCAGCTCCGTGAGCAGACCGTTGAGCACGGCCTTGGCATCACCAAAGACCATCGCCGTCTGAGGTAGTTCAAACAGGGCGTTCTTGATGCCGGCATAACCGGCTCCAAGGCTGCGCTTCACCACAAATACTTGGCGGGCCTGGTCAACCTCAAGCACGGGCATGCCATATAGGGGACTGGAGGAATCGCTCTTAGCGTCGGGGTTCACAACGTCATTGGCACCCAGCACGATCACCACGTCTGTGCGGGGAAATTCGGGGTTGATCGTATCCATCTCCAGCAACTGCTCGTAGGGCACATCGGCCTCTGCCAGCAACACATTCATGTGGCCAGGCATGCGACCTGCCACCGGGTGGATGGCATAGGAAACCTCCACCCCATGGAGCTCGAGCAACTTGGAGAGTTCGCGCAGGGCGTGCTGGGCCTGGGCCACGGCCAGGCCGTAGCCGGGCACAAACACGACCCTTTCGGCCGCTTCCAGGGCCAGGGCGCATTCCTCGGCGCTGCAACTGGTGATCCGGGTGTAGCCGGCCTCATCGCCGCCCCCACCAACGGGAGCTACCCCGCCTAGGGCTCCGCCAAACAACACGCT
Protein-coding regions in this window:
- the cysS gene encoding cysteine--tRNA ligase is translated as MTLRLTNTLTRRIELFEPLVPGQVSIYCCGVTVYDLCHLGHARSYIAWDVLRRYLLWSGFAVTFVQNYTDIDDKILNRAAEEGSSMQAVSERNIEAFVADMARLNILPPDRMPRATQSLDAIRSLITELEAKGAAYSADGDVYFAVIKHAGYGKLSGRDLAEQQDNAAGRVATEEEARKQHPFDFALWKGTKAGEPSWESPWGPGRPGWHIECSAMVREELGDTIDIHLGGADLIFPHHENEIAQSEAATGHELARYWLHNGMVNVGGQKMSKSLGNFTTIRALLDSGVSPMTLRLFTLQAHYRKPLDFTAEALEAAATGWKGLNAALGLVGSESAAAAATSLAELPPELAAARQRFAAAMDDNLNTSAALAVLFELAKPLRALANRLERGDGAAADAAATPALVAQGQLLLELAGVLGLQHEPAAESPAAGPGSSAASPSDAEIEAQIQARLAAKAARDFAEADRIRDGLKTQGIELIDRPGGVTEWIRS
- a CDS encoding DUF368 domain-containing protein; translation: MLLCGLAMGAADVVPGVSGGSMAFILGIYSTLLEAIAGFDLELLKLFAAGQWGAAAARAHLGFLLPLLAGIFGSVLLLVRPITWLYVQHPVFLFAFFFGLIVGSIVLIARHAHWGASGLVAMALGAAGALVFVTRVPVTMPHDPFTIFWSGAVAIMAMILPGISGSFLLLVLGQYQHVMEAVKGLDLVVLLPFALGCATGLIAFVRVLRWLLARWHGQTVALLVGVMAGSLWKIWPFRTVLESSTNAKGKLIVLRDALAAPPSASALLVALLLGAIGVLLVVGLEWLQQRVGVAEMGG
- a CDS encoding 1-deoxy-D-xylulose-5-phosphate reductoisomerase — encoded protein: MKALSVLGSTGSIGTQTLELAEEFPDRFKVVALTAGNNLDLLVDQIRRHAPEVVALANGDRVGELRERLHALEPAARPERLPELLGGNEGLCAAAAWPTADLVVTGIVGCAGLLPTLAAIKAGKDLALANKETLIAAGPVVLPELAKSGSRLLPADSEHSAIFQCLQGTPWADTARLSTGVPTPGLRRIQLTASGGAFRDWPPEDLHKATVADATSHPNWTMGRKITVDSASLMNKGLEVIEAHYLFGLDYDHIEIVVHPQSIIHSMVELADSSVLAQLGWPDMKLPILYCLSWPERLETPWRRLDLTEVGSLTFRAPDPARYPCMELAYAVGRAGGTMPAVMNAANEQAVALFLEEQVHFLDIPRLIDGVCDRHRADLTANPSLDDVLAIDAWARQAVHEAAARLNAKTPAALPV
- a CDS encoding ferredoxin, with product MPVSHHLLLCATPSNALCCPDSAIGAASWAALKRLVRELGLEDPARPGGIVLRTKADCLRVCAAGPVLLIWPEGIVYGGVTPERMERIVREHVIGGRIVGEWVVQRYQLQIQPTG
- a CDS encoding YheT family hydrolase, whose translation is MADLVSGCQQRWPWIGGDLQTQRDTLMVPRCPADTAQRLLIRAPDGGSLLLKLDLPLLQDPWGWVLLVHGLGGSSDRPGVRRLARLLVLKGFAVWRLNLRGAGEGRSLASGTYAAACNRDLIPVLTALRERARGRPLLGVGLSLGGTVLLNALLEHPGGLDGLACVSSPLDLGACARQIARPRNALYQWHMVRGLIRLALADPQAIAPARVSRLARIATIRDFDALITAPGWGYANVDHYYREASPLGGLCSGASLPPLLLIHALDDPLVPAGSLVALAGQQFENREILLPRWGGHNGFHGAADPPDASWADCHVAEWLARRCRELPAGFL